In a genomic window of Bicyclus anynana chromosome 5, ilBicAnyn1.1, whole genome shotgun sequence:
- the LOC112052267 gene encoding polycomb group protein Pc: MHKMELGDSVYAAERITKKRIRKSKVEYYVKWKGWKPKHNTWEPEENILDPRLIQSFERGEELRRQGRKREREHSPVERARSGSEERHPPPGKRKAEVLSRESGKIGVTITMSPPAKRHDSTKVNGGRTHAQPPPPAAPPGGAPAPASPAAEAAAPRTGPRRAPHSPEEADAHTPPERERRTDSQPTATAPAEPKGARPPPPAPPAEDEDSWGEAPVAAPNPPPPPPRRGAAYWMARSPVADQIFITDVTVNLQTVTIRECRTEKGFFRAREHRPLDIT; the protein is encoded by the coding sequence AGCAAAGTGGAGTACTACGTGAAATGGAAAGGCTGGAAGCCGAAACACAACACTTGGGAGCCGGAGGAGAACATTCTCGACCCGCGGCTCATTCAAAGCTTCGAAAGAGGCGAGGAACTACGCAGACAAGGTCGGAAGAGGGAACGGGAACACTCGCCCGTCGAGCGAGCACGCAGCGGCTCCGAGGAGCGCCATCCGCCGCCGGGGAAACGCAAGGCGGAAGTTCTGTCGCGAGAATCGGGAAAAATCGGCGTCACGATCACTATGAGTCCGCCGGCCAAGCGGCACGACTCCACGAAAGTGAACGGCGGGAGGACGCACGCCCAGCCTCCGCCGCCGGCTGCGCCGCCGGGCGGTGCCCCGGCGCCGGCGTCTCCCGCGGCCGAAGCCGCCGCACCGAGGACGGGACCTAGGAGAGCACCGCATTCCCCGGAGGAAGCAGACGCTCACACTCCTCCCGAAAGAGAAAGGCGAACAGATTCTCAGCCGACGGCGACGGCCCCCGCCGAGCCGAAGGGCGCTCGGCCTCCACCACCAGCCCCGCCGGCGGAGGACGAAGACTCGTGGGGCGAAGCCCCCGTCGCCGCGCCGAACCCGCCCCCTCCTCCTCCCCGACGGGGAGCCGCGTACTGGATGGCGCGATCCCCTGTCGCCGATCAAATCTTCATAACGGACGTCACCGTCAACCTGCAAACGGTGACCATCAGGGAGTGCCGCACCGAGAAAGGATTCTTCAGAGCGCGCGAGCACCGACCGCTCGATATAACGTAA
- the LOC112052266 gene encoding uncharacterized protein LOC112052266 — protein sequence MLMEWSKDKTLKLIELLQLNANLWNPSLCDTRRDKQKRKEELRGIADILNISVSDVTKKIQHLRTQYNRESAREARANDEGLNECYISNWYAYDYLHFMKDSNKPYRVLQSDSHPEINITLQSTENSTPGCKIDNLSPPTKIARTDLIHSFKPEIVYPTSSVNRDEFSVFGEYIANELRSLKGEKNLLVAKKKIQDVIYEVKMGMISDPRVEQTHTCTVYSPSNQPHATIHNGKLYTTPVMSTIPIETLTTSQATPTSGISEIIINGACHYSTFKVDEQ from the exons ATGTTAATGGAGTGGTCTAAGGACAAGACTTTGAAACTGATAGAGCTTCTGCAACTGAATGCCAATTTGTGGAATCCCTCCCTGTGTGACACGCGGAGGGATAAACAAAAACGTAAGGAGGAATTACGCGGAATAGCTGACATTCTGAACATATCTGTGTCGGATGTCACAAAGAAAATACAGCATCTTCGGACGCAGTACAACAGGGAATCCGCTAGAGAGGCGCGCGCCAACGACGAAGGCCTAAACGAATGTTATATTAGCAATTGGTACGCGTACGACTATTTGCACTTTATGAAGGACTCTAATAAACCCTATAGAGTTTTACAATCG gATAGCCATCCAGAAATCAACATCACCCTGCAGTCGACAGAAAATTCAACTCCTGGCTGCAAGATAGACAACCTATCACCACCTACTAAAATAGCTCGCACAGACCTCATCCATTCATTCAAACCTGAAATAGTCTACCCCACATCATCAGTCAACAGGGACGAGTTTTCAGTGTTCGGGGAATACATTGCAAACGAACTGAGATCTTTAAAAGGTGAAAAGAATTTATTGGTGGCAAAGAAGAAGATTCAGGATGTCATATATGAAGTGAAAATGGGTATGATAAGTGATCCTCGTGTGGAACAAACGCATACCTGCACAGTGTACAGTCCGTCAAACCAGCCACATGCAACCATTCACAACGGCAAACTGTACACAACACCAGTAATGAGTACTATACCTATAGAAACCTTAACAACGTCTCAAGCTACACCAACTTCAGGGATCAGTGAAATAATCATCAACGGTGCATGTCATTACTCAACCTTTAAAGTGGACGAACAATAG
- the LOC112052273 gene encoding tissue alpha-L-fucosidase: MKNIVIMRFLFLFLVIYTTSVESSVDYNAADANVVIVDADKPYAPNWKDLDTRPLPEWYDKAKIGIFMHWGVYSVPGFGSEWFWSNWKSGDNKSVEFMNKNYPPGFTYQEFAPMFTAEFFDPDAWAALFYKAGAKYVILTSKHHDGFTLFPSRRSFSWNAMEVGPKRDLVGEIAQAVRKNEMKFGVYHSLYEWFNPIYLEDKKNLFLTKNYPMTKLWPDLKQIVYDYEPSVIWSDGDWEAFDAYWNSTDLLAWLYNESPVKDEIVVNDRWGIGIPCHHGDFYNCADRYNPGKLQNHKWENAFTLDSKSWGYRKTMQLNEILSIEQLLKQVVSTVSCGGNALINIGPTKEGTIAPIFQERLLALGRWLLYNGEAIYGSSPWLHQNDTYNSNVWYTCTKQDYDGDRPTSRPKHSDVINAVYAIFLHWPRDNMLTLRDIAPYLHTGTYKVQLLGNDGILNWKIFSVLAIIDLPDKATVESTHAWTLKFTHN; encoded by the exons atgaaaaatattgtaataatgaGGTTTTTATTCCTATTCCTGGTGATTTACACGACTAGTGTGGAATCAAGTGTTGATTACAATGCAGCGGATGCGAATGTTGTGATCGTAGACGCGGATAAGCCTTACGCTCCAAACTGGAAAGACTTGGATACTCGGCCTTTACCGGAATGGTACGACAAAGCaaaaattggtatatttatGCATTGGGGAGTATACTCAGTGCCAGGTTTCGGATCAGAATGGTTCTGGAGCAACTGGAAAT CGGGAGACAACAAGTCAGTAGAGTTTATGAACAAGAACTACCCTCCTGGATTCACATATCAAGAGTTTGCACCAATGTTTACGGCTGAGTTCTTTGATCCAGATGCCTGGGCTGCATTGTTCTATAAAGCTGGAGCAAA gtatGTTATCCTAACAAGCAAGCATCACGATGGGTTCACACTTTTCCCATCAAGGCGCTCCTTTAGTTGGAATGCCATGGAGGTTGGTCCAAAACGTGACTTAGTTGGAGAAATAGCACAAGCTGTTAGGAAGAATGAGATGAAATTTGGTGTATACCACTCACTATATGAGTGGTTCAATCCCATATACTTGGAGGACAAAAAGAATTTGTTCCTAACTAAGAACTATCCAATGACAAAGTTATGGCCAGATTTGAAGCAGATTGTCTATGATTATGAGCCGTCAGTGATCTGGTCAGATGGGGATTGGGAAGCTTTTGATGCTTATTGGAACTCTACTGACCTTCTGGCTTGGCTGTATAATGAGAGTCCGGTTAAAGATGAAATCGTTGTAAATGACAGATGGGGTATTGGTATTCCTTGTCACCATGGAGATTTTTATAACTGTGCAGATAGATATAATCCTG GTAAATTACAGAATCATAAATGGGAGAATGCTTTCACACTGGACTCCAAGTCGTGGGGATACAGGAAGACTATGCAGCTAAATGAAATACTCTCCATTGAGCAGTTACTCAAACAGGTGGTGAGCACAGTCAGCTGTGGAG GCAACGCTCTCATAAACATAGGACCAACTAAAGAAGGTACAATCGCACCGATATTCCAAGAGCGACTACTGGCACTCGGTCGCTGGCTACTATATAACGGCGAAGCTATATACGGGTCATCGCCGTGGCTCCACCAAAACGACACATACAATTCGAACGTTTGGTACACGTGCACTAAGCAAGATTATGACGGCGACAGACCTACGTCACGGCCGAAGCACTCTGACGTCATAAATGCAGTGTACGCGATATTCCTTCACTGGCCAAGAGACAATATGCTGACGTTACGCGATATTGCGCCTTATCTACACACCGGCACTTACAAAGTGCAATTGCTCGGCAATGATGGAATCTTGAAC tggAAAATCTTCTCTGTCCTGGCCATCATCGACTTACCTGACAAAGCCACAGTAGAGTCAACTCACGCGTGGACATTAAAATTCactcataattaa